The genomic window CTACCTACCCTGAAGATCTCTTTCCCTATCTGCTGCGTGAACAACGGCGGGTTGAGAAAGAGACACTCTTTGGACTAACTCCTCGCTTTGGAGAGATTGGCGGCGGCTTTATGTGGCGATTGGTAGACGTACAGGAAGCCTTTCGTCTAAGAGTGATTAATCAGGGGCCGCCATTCATGTTGACCTTTGAAATTCAGGATCCAGAATTAGGCGAACAGGTTGTCACAGCCAACTTCACCGCAGGCCGTATGCATCCTGTAACTCGACCAGAGCCAGCAGTGCTACGCCTCTCGATCGACCACCTGGTAGAGCTATTTTGTGGGCTGCGCAAAGCCTCAGAACTGGCTTGGACACGGGAGCTAGAGTTTACAGGCGAACGGTCCTTACTCGCCCAGCTTGACCGAGCTTGGCAATGCACGCCACCTTTCTGCTGGAATGAATTTTAGTCCGTTCAAGCTAGGTTAAAGACGCTAAAGATGGCTGAGCGGCCCCATCTACAGCTGGCTGACAACCTGTTGCAAGGCGCCGTTAATTTCAGGATATTGGTATTGAAAGCCAACAGCTTGAGTTTGCTTAGGGAGCACTCGTTGGCCTTCCAAAACGATCTGAGCGGCATCCCCCAGTAAAAGTTCCAGGGCAAAGTTAGGAACAGGTAGCCAAGAAGGGCGGTTAACGGCCTTGCCTAAAGCATCACACAACTCAACCATACGCACAGGCTCTGGTGCAGTGGCGTTGAGGACACCGCTGACCTTGGAATTAGTCAGGGCGTAGAGGATTAAACTGACGGCGTCCTCGCGGTGCACCCAGGAAAACCACTGTCTGCCACTGCCAATTGGGCCGCCAACTCCTAACTTAAATGGAGGCACCATCTGGGCCAATGCTCCACCTGGAGCTAGAACAATCCCCATCCGCAGGATTACTAAGCGCACTCCCGATTCAGTAACCTTCTGAGCCTCGGCTTCCCAGGCTTTGCACACACCGGCCAGAAAGTCAGCGCCAGGAGC from Leptolyngbya sp. FACHB-261 includes these protein-coding regions:
- a CDS encoding TIGR01777 family oxidoreductase, coding for MKVAVTGGTGLVGSRLVERLQQQGHQVLLLVRNPERARQLFPSSKFANLEIITYTPKAGGEWQRSLDGCDGVVNLAGEPLFGARWTAESKREILESRQLGTQRLVEAIAQAQRKPQVLVSTSAIGHYGTSETATFDETSAPGADFLAGVCKAWEAEAQKVTESGVRLVILRMGIVLAPGGALAQMVPPFKLGVGGPIGSGRQWFSWVHREDAVSLILYALTNSKVSGVLNATAPEPVRMVELCDALGKAVNRPSWLPVPNFALELLLGDAAQIVLEGQRVLPKQTQAVGFQYQYPEINGALQQVVSQL